The following proteins come from a genomic window of Rutidosis leptorrhynchoides isolate AG116_Rl617_1_P2 chromosome 10, CSIRO_AGI_Rlap_v1, whole genome shotgun sequence:
- the LOC139873075 gene encoding polyprotein of EF-Ts, chloroplastic-like isoform X2: protein MTNVIPSSTSNISLIPGPTFNTKKTSRSIKCCNLRTTLYAQDCVLHLSTSLRLFPHIRTFDLHHKPRFVAVASAAGVDVAVEQADVESAQTSEPTSTVDKSKQRSRPIRKSEMPPVKDEELVPGASFTGKVRSVQPFGAFVDFRAFTDGLVHVSRLSEGYVKDVASVVSVGQEVKVKLVEANIETGRIALTMRESEPTSGGETSRKTGQKSNQKSTKFVKGQDLEGTVKNLTRSGAFVNLPDGEEGFLPASEEADEGFGSIMGTGSSLEIGQEVKVRVLRVARGQVTLTMKKDEDNQALDSKLQGKVFTATNPFLVAFLQNEDVASFLDDREKVKETV from the exons ATGACGAATGTTATCCCGTCTTCAACAAGCAATATATCTCTTATCCCTGGGCCCACTTTCAATACAAAAAAGACCAGCCGTTCGATAAAATGCTGTAATCTAAGAACAACACTATACGCTCAAGATTGTGTATTACATCTGTCAACATCACTTAGATTATTTCCACATATCAGAACGTTTGATTTACACCACAAACCAAGATTTGTAGCAGTAGCATCGGCTGCTGGGGTCGATGTAGCCGTGGAACAAGCTGATGTTGAATCAGCTCAAACATCAGAACCAACATCAACGGTTGACAAGTCAAAGCAAAGATCACGACCCATTAGAAAGAGCGAAATGCCACCTGTGAAAGATGAAGAATTGGTCCCCGGTGCAAGTTTCACAGGTAAAGTAAGATCGGTCCAGCCATTTGGAGCGTTTGTTGACTTTAGAGCATTCACAGACGGGCTAGTTCACGTTTCACGGTTAAGTGAAGGTTATGTAAAGGATGTTGCAAGTGTTGTTTCAGTAGGACAAGAAGTGAAGGTTAAATTAGTGGAGGCAAATATTGAAACGGGTCGAATAGCGTTGACCATGCGGGAAAGCGAGCCCACTAGCGGTGGTGAGACGTCTCGAAAAACGGGTCAAAAGTCAAACCAGAAAAGTACAAAGTTTGTGAAGGGTCAAGATCTTGAGGGTACGGTAAAGAATCTTACGAGATCGGGTGCTTTTGTAAATTTACCAGATGGGGAAGAAGGGTTTTTGCCGGCTTCAGAAGAAGCCGATGAAGGGTTTGGAAGTATAATGGGTACTGGTTCGTCGCTCGAGATTGGTCAAGAAGTCAAAGTTCGGGTCTTGCGTGTTGCAAGGGGTCAAGTAACATTGACTATGAAGAAAGATGAAGATAATCAAGCTTTAGACTCGAAGCTTCAAGGAAAAGTTTTTACAGCTACAAACCCTTTTCTTGTAGCTTTCCTACAAAATGAGGACGTCGCTTCGTTTTTGGATGATAGGGAAAAAGTCAAGGAGACAG TGTAG
- the LOC139873075 gene encoding polyprotein of EF-Ts, chloroplastic-like isoform X1 encodes MTNVIPSSTSNISLIPGPTFNTKKTSRSIKCCNLRTTLYAQDCVLHLSTSLRLFPHIRTFDLHHKPRFVAVASAAGVDVAVEQADVESAQTSEPTSTVDKSKQRSRPIRKSEMPPVKDEELVPGASFTGKVRSVQPFGAFVDFRAFTDGLVHVSRLSEGYVKDVASVVSVGQEVKVKLVEANIETGRIALTMRESEPTSGGETSRKTGQKSNQKSTKFVKGQDLEGTVKNLTRSGAFVNLPDGEEGFLPASEEADEGFGSIMGTGSSLEIGQEVKVRVLRVARGQVTLTMKKDEDNQALDSKLQGKVFTATNPFLVAFLQNEDVASFLDDREKVKETGFNSSFSVTYIYDNDLLIINLVCYSSL; translated from the coding sequence ATGACGAATGTTATCCCGTCTTCAACAAGCAATATATCTCTTATCCCTGGGCCCACTTTCAATACAAAAAAGACCAGCCGTTCGATAAAATGCTGTAATCTAAGAACAACACTATACGCTCAAGATTGTGTATTACATCTGTCAACATCACTTAGATTATTTCCACATATCAGAACGTTTGATTTACACCACAAACCAAGATTTGTAGCAGTAGCATCGGCTGCTGGGGTCGATGTAGCCGTGGAACAAGCTGATGTTGAATCAGCTCAAACATCAGAACCAACATCAACGGTTGACAAGTCAAAGCAAAGATCACGACCCATTAGAAAGAGCGAAATGCCACCTGTGAAAGATGAAGAATTGGTCCCCGGTGCAAGTTTCACAGGTAAAGTAAGATCGGTCCAGCCATTTGGAGCGTTTGTTGACTTTAGAGCATTCACAGACGGGCTAGTTCACGTTTCACGGTTAAGTGAAGGTTATGTAAAGGATGTTGCAAGTGTTGTTTCAGTAGGACAAGAAGTGAAGGTTAAATTAGTGGAGGCAAATATTGAAACGGGTCGAATAGCGTTGACCATGCGGGAAAGCGAGCCCACTAGCGGTGGTGAGACGTCTCGAAAAACGGGTCAAAAGTCAAACCAGAAAAGTACAAAGTTTGTGAAGGGTCAAGATCTTGAGGGTACGGTAAAGAATCTTACGAGATCGGGTGCTTTTGTAAATTTACCAGATGGGGAAGAAGGGTTTTTGCCGGCTTCAGAAGAAGCCGATGAAGGGTTTGGAAGTATAATGGGTACTGGTTCGTCGCTCGAGATTGGTCAAGAAGTCAAAGTTCGGGTCTTGCGTGTTGCAAGGGGTCAAGTAACATTGACTATGAAGAAAGATGAAGATAATCAAGCTTTAGACTCGAAGCTTCAAGGAAAAGTTTTTACAGCTACAAACCCTTTTCTTGTAGCTTTCCTACAAAATGAGGACGTCGCTTCGTTTTTGGATGATAGGGAAAAAGTCAAGGAGACAGGTTTTAACTCTTCCTTTTCGGTTACTTATATTTATGACAatgatttattaattataaatttagTTTGTTATTCAAGTTTGTAA